The stretch of DNA cgcagagaaaaaaaaaaaaaaagaatactgtAAATTGAAGAAGTAGGATGTAGAAGCCAAAAAATTCCGCGTTATAATAATTTGTGGTAATCGCATCGCCATATATAGGAGATATTTTGAGCAGTAGGAAAGCTAAATGAGTCGTTAAGATTGCTTAAACCCCAAGCTAGTGACTTGTGtgagtttaacaaaaaaaaaaaagtcttcaaaTCCAATGGAATCTGATTACGACAAGGCACCTAAtactttcattaaaaaaaaggaaaaaaatacaattaattcataacatTAGCTTCTTATCCAATAACAAACTGCCACGTATGATTTCGCTTGTCTGATAAAAAATCTCTCTGCTCCTCCATATAACTGAATCAAAGACTTTCCTACGAGAAAAGATcaaaattcttttctttttttttttccttttttcttgaaGATCAAATCTAAGAGATGGGTAACGCGATTAGGTTACTCCGGAAATGTTTAAATCCCACGACGGACAATAAGCCTCACGACGGCTCCGCCTCTTCCGCCGGCGTTTCAGCTCTTTCCCGTGATCTCTTCAACTTTGAAACCACTTCtcaggtctctctctcttcattgctatttctcctaaattttcgttttttttcttctccagcTTACTAGTCTTTGATCTGTTATTTTAGCTCTGTTTTAAAACTCACTTCTAAGTGAATTGTGCAAACCAATAGATTCCTTCACAATTCTGTTTAAGAGATTGATCATAAACTAAAGATTCATTATATTTATTCTAGGTTCCTGAAAAGCTTGGGAGTTACGTTGTCTCTTCTACAAAGGCTCAAGCAAACTggtaaagaaaacaatacacaGATCatcctcaagatctctctctcttgtggTTCTCAagattaatttgatgttttcacattgtttttttaatatttgtctttttcttccaaaacaaaaGGTATAGAAAAATACTTGAGGCATGGAAGCAAGCTAAGCCTCGGCCTAAAACTCCTGAGGAAGCCTCTAGGCTTGTTATCGCTACTCTAAAGAATCATCAAAAAGCAGATGTTGAGGTATTTACTAATAATGTTTCAAGCTGCGGATTATGTTAGCGAGTTTGGATAACATTATTGATATGGTTGATTTGTTAATGCCATCGACAGGGATTTTTGTCTTTCTATGGACTGCCTTCACCTCACAATCTTGTTGAGGTCCCTACTCATGAATCTCCTGTGTCTTTATCTAAAGGAGTTCGGTTTGAGCTCAACACGCTTCcggttagaaaaaaaatatatgaatctttTAAAGGTTTTGGTAATATGATGATAATGTTGTTGCTGATCAAGAAATTGTCTGAATGTTGAAATAAGGTGGATACAAAATCTGTGGCAGATGGAGATACGGTTACTGTGTATGTTAGTAGCAAAGACCCGCTTGTGTCATCCTCTGTTCCTAAGGATGTGAGTATTGCAGCGGTTAAAAGAGCCAAAGCGCGTGAGAAGAGGAATTATACTGAAGCAGATGCACTTCACAAGAAGATCATATCTTCTGGTTACAGGTTTGTCATTTTGATATGTAATTACACAAGAATATCATAGAGCCAAATCAAAGTTGAGCTATGTTAGTCATAATCCTtccgaaatttttttttatcttgtgcTTAGGatgataagttttaaaaatgagGAAGTGCTTGCTAAAAAGTTCAGAATTAGACTAAGGTAAAAACACTCTTCCACTTAAGATATAAACTCATTTTAATTAAGCTCTTTTTAATCAAAAGATGTATAATATATGGAGTTTTAAGAACAAACTgcaaatgaaaacaaaacagcGGAATAGATTCACCGGAGAGCAAAATGCCTTATGGTAAAGAGGCACATGATGAGCTACTCAAGATGGTTGAAGGGAAATGCTTGAAAGTGTTAGTATATACAGAGGATCGCTATGGAAGATGTGTAGGAGATATATACTGCAATGGAAAATTTGTACAGGAAGTAATGCTTAAAAAAGGTCTTGCTTGGCATTATGTAGCCTATGACAAGCGTGCAGAGCTTGCAAAGGTAAGACACTGTAAACCTTTGTGCATCGCATTTACGAGTTTCTTGGATTATTATTTATGATggatgtttaatttttttgtgtgtttgagtTCAGTGGGAAAACGAGGCTAGGCAAAAGAGAATTGGCTTGTGGGCATCTTCTAATCCAGAGAAGCCATGGGAGTGGAGAAAGAACAAACGTGGAGGCAATTAATGATATACACCTTCTATGTTTAGTTCGAtatacaaaacagaacaaagaaatacaatattatttgattatgattATTGTGAATTAAAGAACCTGtgatttgttgttgtaattgtaAGAGCACTCTGTAAATGTATTATGTATTGATAAGTATTTTTGGCAATAGAGAATCTCTCTTTGTACCTTGAAACAGAAGTTACGTACTcttagttgttttgtttctaaataTAAGGGGCCATAGTTTATTTTTGGGGTTTAACAATCTTTGGTTGAGAATAAAAGTCTGTATCATAAccagagaagtaaaaaaaaaacaatcttgcaatttcaaatttatttttagttgatatatagttttaagAAAATGTGAAAAGGTGTTTTTGATAATTCTTCATCATTAGGAGGATTATCAAGGGCTCTAAAGCAAGAGCCTTTCATAATCTTTggcaatcttcttcttcttttgttcttgaTATTATTCGAAAAATGccaaagaataagaaaacagaatGGCAAGTAGGAGATCCTGCGATAAGCGTAGTGAGCGATCAGTTCTGTAATCCATACCCAATGGATCTATTGGTGAAGAGGAAAGTTCAGAATTTCTCTAAAGATCATTACGAAGTGTTTGATCCAAGCGGTAATCTGCTCCTACAAATTGATGGACAAGCTTGGGGGTTTAACCGTAAAAGAATTATGCGTGATCCAGCCGGTTTCACAATCCTCACAATGCGCCAAAAGGTtaccaaaacattttaaatctttcaacaacaacaacaaataaataagagaAAGACTCTTTTTTGAgattgtgtatgtgtgtgttagGGACTTGCGTTGAAGAACAAGTGGGAAGTGCATGGAGGAGagagcaaagagagagaagactTGCTCTTCACGGTACAACAATCTCAAGCGGTTTCATTGAAAACATCTGTGGATGTTTTCTTGCCTGAGAACAACAATGTCAAGAAGACGTCAAACACCTGTGATTTTCATGCTTCAGGAGGATACTCCAATATATCATTCAAAGTTTTCAAATCGGATGCTCTCATCGCGGGGGTAGGGGTAAAAGTTAAAAACCCCATACTTATCAATAATCTTGGCAATTTTTATACATTGGTGAAGAATTGAAAATCCTTATATTGCAGGTGACACATAAGTTTACATGGGGAAGTTTCTGCAAAGGGAAATATAATNNNNNNNNNNNNNNNNNNNNNNNNNNNNNNNNNNNNNNNNNNNNNNNNNNNNNNNNNNNNNNNNNNNNNNNNNNNNNNNNNNNNNNNNNNNNNNNNNNNNNNNNNNNNNNNNNNNNNNNNNNNNNNNNNNNNNNNNNNNNNNNNNNNNNNNNNNNNNNNNNNNNNNNNNNNNNNNNNNNNNNNNNNNNNNNNNNNNNNNNNNNNNNNNNNNNNNNNNNNNNNNNNNNNNNNNNNNNNNNNNNNNNNNNNNNNNNNNNNNNNNNNNNNNNNNNNNNNNNNNNNNNNNNNNNNNNNNNNNNNNNNNNNNNNNNNNNNNNNNNNNNNNNNNNNNNNNNNNNNNNNNNNNNNNNNNNNNNNNNNNttttttttttttttttttgttgttgtcaaagtCCTCAATCTCTTTGCTTAGTGGTTCCTTTCACAACTATGTGGTGTGTATGATAACGTGTTCATTTCTCAAGAGATTTGTATGTAACGAATATTTTTTCCATGTTATGTGGAATCTTAAAACGTGCAGTCATAGATAGAgcaataaacataaatttgaacTTAAAAACACGAGAGAGGGATAACTTAACTAGCTTAGCTAGGGACATATTATACAAGATCAGGATCAAGACTTGCTCTACTCTTTGATGTTAGATAATTTGAGTAATAGCTGAACATATCTAACACCAAAGAAAAGATTTCATGTAACCTTCCTTCGTTCTTGCTAGTCCGATTGATTATTATTTCGGTTCAATTTGAAATTGTTTAATTTTCCCAAACCGAACAACCTGAAATACCAAATTTCTGAACTGAACCGAACAGTCCTACTAATTGAAGGCACATTTTAGCAAAGTATACTGTAAATTTCCAAATCAAATTTTACCAAGTCCCCCATATATATCGACTAGCACACATAAATACTGTAATAGTATCAATGATCAAAAATATTTGACCATGAATACAATTCAATAATGTCTTTCTCTGAGCTTATAGGCAAAATATATTTACCTGTACTGTAGTGGCATAGGAATCAAATATGTGCttatatgaatatgaatgaGCTGTGGTTATAAACTTGGTTGGAAACTTGAAAAagtcaaataataattaaagaaaacagaattttctaaaacatcttacaAAACATGATGTTTGTTATATGCCACATTGACGTCAATTATCATGGGATTTTGGCGAAGAATgccatttttttcaaaaaagttgtCAAGAAtgctattttttgttttctttctcaaaaatgtcagtttgtttgttttgggaaGGAGTGAGTTGACGAAAGTGCCCTTGTCCCAAAAACTAGAGAGAACCGTACGCTGGAGAATTTAAATGGGAgtttaaataaatgataatttaGTGGGAGAGAGAGACATTAATGACCATGGGACATACATTTATGACAGCTCGGCGTTGTACATTAGTTGTTTTATGGGGTTTGGAAAGAATTAATGCAACATGGTaagtgtgttttctttgttagAGTGATAATTCTGAATCGGGTGAGTGTAGACAGACGATAAATGACAAATAGTTTTGAAACAATAATAGATCCATTGATACAATCGGCTTGTGGACAAACAAAACGGGGGgtagacaaaagaaaagatggaaAGACAAAAGTGATAGTGGTGGACATGACAAAGGGTGGGATGTCCAAACATAATTCTAAGCAAACGGAGAAAGACCAACTGAAACTATGTCTACCTAAACCAGATGAAAAGTCCATCAGTAGACATAAAATTCGTAAATCACCCAGTGAAGTTGTTGATTGAGGTGACGAATACGAGTAGGAAGGAAAGAAGATCGAACATAGATAACAACAAACTGAAACATATTGCACCTCGGAAAAGACATTCATTCCAATAACTTGTCAACAAGTGAATGGACATATACCTAGGCTTCTCGAATGTGTCTACCGGACCGTCAATTGTGATGGACATGTACCTCGAATGTCGAATCTTGTCCATCAATGGATCAACGTTATTTACAGGAACTGATTCACTATGAGACCTGCAATAAGAAGCTTTTTTGGTTAACCGGATATGAGGACCTGCAATAACTTGTCAGTCAATGGTGGACAAAATACCTAAGGTGTATGTTCTTGTCCTCTGGTTGGTTATGGTCCACCAATGGATCCGACCTTCACGATGGACACATAGTGCGGTTAGCAGAGCCATAAATTTGGAAAGGTAAATTTGGTGGACCATATATAATCACGATGGACATCGTTGGTAGACATATTTGGAGGACAACATCTTTTGAAAGGACATAACCAGACAAAATGACCATAACCTAGAACGTcgaattcaaacaaaataaatgagcAAAAAAATGGAATTTTAGCACATGTCTATCCGATCGTTGTCCAGCAGAGTTCAAATTGTTTCGGGTAAAAAACATATAACGAacaccaaaataaacaaatcttaGTTGATGGACAACCGATATACCTTTGTCTGGGTTTATGAATCTCCGTACTAGTCGTCGACGGTTCCCCTGTCGTTTCCACTGTAGCCGACGGTTCCCCCGTCGCCGCAACGGTGGAGGATTACCCGGAGAAGGGTCTGGATGAAGTAATTCATCACTTCATGACTCGAAATCGAACGTCTTTGGAGGAAACAGTGACGACTTTGGCGGAAGATGTAAAGTCTCGACGGTGGTttgtgaaaagagagagagcaggaataattaaagagagagacaaaaaagaGAGCAGGTTATTCTAAGGGTTGTATTATCCGATAAGATAATTAAGACCTCTGCCAACTTTATGTCACTTTGTCTCTAAAATCCCAaccttttttaatatttttctctttcaattacTTCAACGTTGCAAATAATGGGAGAAGGgcaaaaatgtattttttgtaAGGCTCTGTGGCAAGCGGGAAAAGGGTTTTGCAAAAAGTGGCATAGGAGAGAAAGATTAGCACTGTTCATGGCATGATTGACAATTTTCTCAATTATCATTCATTTCATACGAAATTAGTGAATGAGAATTGTACAAAATTTTTGCATTGATACATCTTTATCTATTTTTTCATAGATATGAGTTGTACTTGAAGATACCACTAAAGgtattttgcaaaaaaaaaattgaggatgCATAAACACTAGAAAAACTGAAACATAGATATTAGATATATTCATTAAAATAGATTATTTACGAAAATAATTAAGTATAATTTAAAGTGTGAAagagttagtttttttttaggataAATATGATGTTATTAATAAGGGAGGATACATATTATTCTCTCTTTACaacttttttgaaatttgaaattcaaatcaaaatctcaaaatgaAGTCACTAATTGACATCaataatcaaaatctcaaaatctcaaaaaaaattcagtttttttattctctctttacAACGTTATTTCCGTCGTCAGGGTCGGAAAGGATGGTGACGAAAATAACGTCAAAATAGGTATGAGGAAGACGGTAGAGAGATCCAAGGGGAGGGATACGGTGACAGAAGACATCGGCGGCCAAACAAAGATGTCGACCACCAAAACATCATTCAATATTGCTAGTTAAATATGAAAGagttagttaaataaaaaaaaatgcaagattTAGTTTTATAACTGAATTCATTAAATTTTGTTGTAGTTTTCAAAGTATTCCTTATAATTATTAGTACgttaactaattttaatttaaaatattaagtgTTATTAATCATCTAAAGCGCAATATGCTCTTAAATTTAGCATAATTGAGGCTTTTTCTATGAGTTTTCCTTCAAAACTTAAGAATGAGACTGATActgataaaaagaatttcaattaCCATTAGGTAAAAGTTTCAAACAGTtggtaattatattttttaacaaataattattttggtctgattttaattttatttggcattttgttttctatactTTTGAAGTTATATAAAGGttaatagttaaaaatacagaggttttattatgtattttattactGCTTTGCGTGTTTGGTCGTTGATATGTGTTTCATATCTCAAGATATGTACAAACTTTTTTCCATGTAATGTTCGTTCTATTTTccaattgtttatatttttcataaaacgTGCAGTCAAAGATAGagtaataattaataaacatgaATTTGAACAGCACAAGTCACACTTTTATAAGACGTAGtcataaaatcaaacaaataatcgAGACATGAATTGAAAATCCTTATATTGCAGGTGACACATAAGTTTACATGGGGAAGTTTCTGCAAAGAGAAATATAATTTCAAGGTGAGAATAAATAATCCAGAGGTCGATTATGCTTTTATGAGTTTATCATTGCTTTGCTTGTTATGGTCGATGACAACGAGAATTGgtgtttgtaatatatattgtcTGTCCTCAATCTCTT from Camelina sativa cultivar DH55 chromosome 9, Cs, whole genome shotgun sequence encodes:
- the LOC104712274 gene encoding staphylococcal-like nuclease CAN1; protein product: MGNAIRLLRKCLNPTTDNKPHDGSASSAGVSALSRDLFNFETTSQVPEKLGSYVVSSTKAQANWYRKILEAWKQAKPRPKTPEEASRLVIATLKNHQKADVEGFLSFYGLPSPHNLVEVPTHESPVSLSKGVRFELNTLPVDTKSVADGDTVTVYVSSKDPLVSSSVPKDVSIAAVKRAKAREKRNYTEADALHKKIISSGYRMISFKNEEVLAKKFRIRLSGIDSPESKMPYGKEAHDELLKMVEGKCLKVLVYTEDRYGRCVGDIYCNGKFVQEVMLKKGLAWHYVAYDKRAELAKWENEARQKRIGLWASSNPEKPWEWRKNKRGGN